The Clostridia bacterium DNA segment GTTGCTATGATTTCCTTTAAGATAAGTTCCGTACTATTCATGGTCATTTCTCGCATGTTTCTCATTTGATTCTGATAGCTTTCTAGTGAGAGACGTCCAAGACTTTCCAGATTTCCCCGGTAGGCATTGTATTGCATTATAAAAGAAAAAAATACGACTACTGTGATAATGATGGAGAGTAAAAGTATATTTCTTCTTTCCTTTTTCATATGTTACCTGCCTCGCGATTCCTCTAGATAAATACACGTATTATATACATTATACTACAATTCAATATTAATGCATTATTTGCTTGTCAATTCATTGCAATTAAGTTGATTAATCACAAAACACAAGCCCAATTATTGCAAAATCTCAGCAACATGGTTGTTGTTTCAATAATTTGCTCTATGTTTTACCGCAATACATGCAAAGAGCCAGGATTCTTTTCACTGTTTCTTTTAGTAACGGAATTCACATTACAAATTCAAAACGAATGGCAAGCTAAATCTGAGTGGCTACCTCATATCCCCTTCGATACCTAACCAAAAGGAGCATCTGATTATTCAACAGATGCTCCCTTAATATGCAGCCTATACAACTATTTTTGGCTCTTGCGACGCTGATAGTCTGATTCAATACTCTTTTTCCAACTACGGTCCAACTTACATCCAGCGCGATAGCTTTTCACGGCTTCGTTTATGGATTCAAAATTTAAGGAGGTACCTTCTTCATCTGCATGATAATCGCAAGCATTATCCCGGTTTATCCCTATACTTTCTGCCGTTTCCATGGCTTCTATATTGGCACCTAAGAATAAGAATTCCCAACCAGATTCTTTTTTTTCATTTATCAGGCGGATGATTTGGCTGTGGTTAAATTCCGTACTGGCATTTTCCATACCATCCGTAATGATGACCATTAGTGTTTTGTCTGGGCATGTTGCCCCAGGTGTTTCCAAATGGGCTTTCGTGAAATATTGAATGGTATTCCCTATTGCGTCTAACAGTGCGGTGCAACCTCCCGGTGTATAATCATGGTCGGTAAGCGGCCTTACCACTTGAATATTTTCCCTATTATGCAACATGATGGATTCATTATCAAATAAAATGGTGCTAACCAATGCCTCATTCGGCTCTTCTTTTTGTTTGCCAAGGAAGTGGTTATATCCCTCAATGGTGCTTTTTTCAAGTCCGCTCATGGATCCACTCCGGTCTAGTATGAAAATCAGTTCAGTACATTGCTTTTTCATGGTTTCTTCCTCCTTCGCTTTTGTTATTAGTTTAACGAAGAAAGAAGTACTTTTGGTCAAACCGCATTTGACAATTAGACCCCTAACAATTTCTGCTTGAAATGAAATAGGGTCTCATTCAAAAGAGTAATGTCATAATTGCCATTTTCGATAAAGTAACGGATGATGAGATCAAATTCTTTGCTTTTGGACAATGTGTAACCCGCCTTACTCAGAAGGTCTAGCGAGTCTTCCAAATTAAGTTCCAAGGCGATACAAAAAGAAATTGCCGTTTCCTTCTTTGGTTGGTAATCTTTCGTTTTCCGAATGTTGGAAAAAATTTGACGACTAACATTTGCCTTATGGTAAACAGTTGAATCTTTAAGACCTCTCTCGTCAATCCTCCGTAATAGACAATCCGAAAAACTTTCTGCCGCTTGGCTTAAAAAGGTGCCAACCGAGTCTGAAACTATGGCTGGAGATTCATCATACATTGCTTCAGAGCATTTAAGGGTATCTGCTAGTTCATATTCTTCGATTATTCGTTTATTTTCTCGTATCTGTGCAGTCTCATAATAGTAGTCGTCAATATATTGTTGAACTTCACCGACTAGTTTATTGCTCAGTTGAAAAGCATTCTTACCGAAAACTACTAGGGTGACCTCCATATCCACATCCTCATCTAGAAGAAATTTGTGGATGGCATGAGTGGCTATCTGCAATGCTTGGTCCTGAGGATACGCATAAATGCCCGTTGAGATAAGGGGAAATGCAATCGATTTCAGTGCATGTTCTTTAGCCAGTTTGAGAGAATTTTTGTAACAATCGCCTAATCGTTCTGCTTCGCCACTTAATCCTCCCTTCCAGATTGGACCAACCGTATGAATAATGTAGCGACTCTTAAGGTGAAATCCAGGAGTAATCACAGCTTGCCCTACATAGCAGTGTCCAATCTTGTTGCAGGCTTCTTGTAATTCTTTCGCTCCTGCAGCCTGAAATATAGCTCCACAGACGCCACCACCGGCTTGTAGCGCAACGTTTGCTGCGTTGACGATGGCATCCGTATTCATATTGACGATGTCTCCTCGTACAATCTTCAGTGGCATGATAGTCTCCTTACTATTGCGATTTATTAATGTACCCCTATAATAGCACCAATCCGAAGGCTCTACAAAAAGAAGCATTGCATTTACAAAGCAATTTTCGATTAAAAGTAAAGAACTATTGCAAATTGACTTTAATAATATTAAATGCTATCTTTAATATTATTAAAGGAGGCGCTATGTCTATCGAAATTGTACCGGAATGGATGCAAAACTTAGATGAAGAAGATATGGGCTTTATAAAAAAGTTTATATTGTCTTCAGGATCTTTGAAAAAAATGGCCGGAGAGTATGGTGTTACCTATCCCACAGTACGCCTACGCCTGGATAAGTTGATTCAAAAAATCAAAATCAATGAACAGAACGCAGCAGAACCATATATCGGTTTAATCAAAAAACTAGCTCTAGATGAAAAGATCGATTTCCAAACGGCCAAGATTTTAATAACGGAATACAAAAAGCAAAGGAGTGGTGATGGTCATGTTTATTAGCAAAAAGATATTTCTTTTACTAGCCATATTAGTAGGTAGTGTAGCATTACAATATTTACTGAGCAGAAGCAAAAGCAAATGGCTAGGACTAATTTTGCCTAGCATCAGCATTTTGATTTCCCTGGTAGCCTTGCTGAATATGAACTATTATATGGCCGTAAAGAATGTACTATTACAAAGCACTTTGGTACTCACTATCTTTAACATACCTACAATAGTTTATGTTGCTATCTATGTTGCAGGAAGAGATGCAGTAAGAAAAAAACTTAGCGCTAAGGAGAAAATGAATATCCAAGATTTGGATTGAAATGGAGATTTCTTGGGAGTATCTAAGTCTTGAGAAGAGGCTCGATAAATAGTATTATGGGAAGAACGTAGATTCTTTTGCATAATATTCAATATAAGGAGAACGACTTCATGATCAGAACAATAGTATGGTTCCTATATTTTGGGATACTCCTCTTGGGTACGCTACCCAATTTGCTTCGGGTTAAAAGTTATCAAGCACAAGGCCAGATAGAGAAGCATGACCTTCTTACCAATAAAGTAACAACAAGGTGGGCTAGGGCGCTGCTTCGCGCAGCGGGAGCAAGGGTCGTGGTCCAGGGAGAAAAGAAAATCCCTGCAAATCAGCCTGTAGTATTTGTGAGCAATCACCAAGGAAATTTTGATATTCCCCTTTTGTTAGGATATATTCCAACACCGAAAGCCTTCGTTGCCAAGATAGAACTTAGTAAGTTTCCCATTGTAAGCAACTGGATGAAGCAGATGAAATGTGTATTTATGGATAGAGCAGACATACGCCAGTCGCTGAGTGTTATCAACCAATCTGCCAACTATTTAAAACAGGGATACTCTACCGTGTTGTTTCCTGAAGGAACTAGAAGTAAGGGAAATAAGATGGGAGAGTTTAAAGCAGGTAGCCTTAAATTAGCTCAAAAAGCAGGTGTGCCCATCGTACCAGTCGCAATTAATGGATCCTATAAATTAATGGAGCAACAGGGATTTAAAATTAAACCAGCAACGGTGACAATTACTATCTTGGACCCAATCGCAACGAAAGATCTGAGCAAAGACCAAATGCGTGATTTACCGGAAAAAATTCAAAGTATGATTGAGCAGAAATTAATTGAAAATGCCTAATAATAAAACTAGACTGCCACATGTGGCAGTCTAGTTTTATTATTGGTTCTTACAGCATCAGTTCATCTTTCAAAAAAACAAATTCTTATGTCGTCTTCACATATACCGGATCACCATCTTGAACCCAACCGGATTCTAAAACCACAGCAAAAACACCATCCTTATGCATTACCAGTTCTCTTTGCGTATGTTCCGAATAATCTCTTGTGATGGGTAAACCTACCTGTGTAATTCTTAGCCAACTTCCACCTACTCGAATTACTGTATCTTCAGGTAAATCAGATAGTTGTTCACCCTCGATGGTTATGTTCTCAACAAAGTCTTCTTCTGCAAGTTTTCTGTTTTCATCACTAAGATGGTCCAAACTACTCAATGATAGTAGACTAACCTGTCTATGCCAGTCACCGACATGACCATCTTCCCTCAATCCATAGCCTTGTTCCAAGTAGCCTCTTCCCACTTTTCTTTTGATCTTCTCACGATACTGACTACTATTTACAGAAACCACAATTCCTATCTTTTTCATTTTACTTTTTCTTGCTGTTTTCATGCCTATATGCCTACCTCGTCTAGAGACCACAGATCGTATTGCTCAATAATATTGATCAGTTTTTGCGGATACAATGAATCTGTAGCATAGCCAGCACGTCGAACAGCATAGGCTCCCAATACAGGATTATACATCACATCACGATAGATTTGATAGCGAGATAGTTCAAGTAAGATTCTCTTATGGTCTGCCCACGATTGTTCTACATTGTAATACGCTCTAAAATTCGCGTCCGTTCTAAAAGAAACACCATTGTATTCTTCCCAAGTGTTTGAAACTACTGATCCGCCTACAGCACTACCCTTAATGCCAAATAGATTGTAAGAGAATTTCCCATTATATTTATCAACTGGAATATATTGCCCCCAGCCTGTTTCCAAAATAGCCTGCGCAACTTGGAGTGAAGCTGACATGCCTGTTTTATTTCTAGAATCAATGGCTAAGTCCGTGACTACTCCTAAAAATTCTGATTTGGGAACCAACGGTTTTGAGCTATAGGTCGTACCGTTATAAATCTTGAAACTGACAACATCACTTTTTATGGTTTTGCCCTCATACGTTCCATATGCATACACTGACCAGCTTCCATCGCGGTAATTATCCGGATTCAATGTCCAAACACCTTCTGAATTGACTGCGTAATCATAGGTGCTATCTGAACCTATTTTGGTCATTCTAAAGGTTGGATTTATCAATTCGACGTTAGAAGAAAGTTTCAATTCTACATCGCTACTCACAACAGCATCTGGTCCAACACCACTCAATGTAACGTTGGGCTTACCAGCCAATACCACAGGTATGTGTTTACCTTCCACGGGTTTTTCATTGACATCATAAACTCTTACAAACAGTTCAACGTTGCCACTCATACCAGGTGATACATTCCACGTATAGCTTCCGTAGCCCAGTTCTTTTAGAATAGTCTCTTTGCCTGTATCCAAATCAAGCATAACATATTGTGTTTTCGACACAGAGAAGTTTCTTTTTGCAACTAGCTTCACTGGGCCCTCGATTGTTTGATTTGCCGAAACACCAGCCAAGGTCAGATAACGGGTAGCACTAACTTGTATAGATACGGGTTCACTAAGGACTCCCTCGTCATCTTGGTTATACGCAATAGCCGTAACTAATGTATCTCCATTGTCTGCTGTATCCGGAGTGAAAGTATACGTTCCATAGGGGTCTACTTTATCCGTAAGCCAATTCTTACCCGTAGTCTCATTGGTAAACTGATATTTTACGTAGCTTGCTAGACAATTCAGCTTTACCGAAAGCTCCGTGCTACCCGTTATTACACTTCCTTGAGATAGGCCCTGAATCTCAACAGAGGGTACGGGAGCCATATTAACTTGTTTTGTCATTCCTGCAATATAATTACCGTCTGCATCATATAAACCGGCTACTAACAATTTTTCACCTGTTACCAAAGGATCCGGCAACCATAAATAGGCTGCATCCAAATCAGTCCCAGCTGCAACAACTACACCCTTGTGGGTTGCAGGGTCGAGTAATAGAAAGCGAACTTGAGTGGCCTTGCCGATGTACTCATCTGCATCAACCAATCTAAGACTGCGTCTACCTTCGATTTTTTCTCCAAAATCAACCCCAGAAAACCCAAATTGAAAATACGGTACAACAGTTGCCGGAGAAGAGGAATCTACAAGGACCTGTTTTTGGTCTCCGTCCCAATCGATGGCCACTCCCAATGCATTGCTCACCAGACGAAGGGGCACGTATGTTTTGGCTTCCATGCCCGTTCCAATAAGCTGTGGAGCTACGTCAATAACCTCATATACTCCTTGCTCTTGGTCATAAGAAGCCAAATGGTCACCTATACGCATATCTGCTGTTTTTGTACCATTTACAAGCTCAATTTTCTTTAAATCACCAATCCAGTTTACGCTGGCACCCAGTTCTTCCGAAACTACTCGAAGTGGCACCATCGTTCTTCCATCCACCAAAAGAACTGGTTCTGAAGTTATTTCTTCTCCATCAATAATCAGGCTGACCTGGGCAAAAGCCGGGGCAGGCATGAGCATAAATACACATAGCAACAGTAGGACAAATGGTAGTCCCCAAAACTTGTATTGCATGTTTCCTCCTGGCATTTTTTCTAGCGAAAATTCAACTAACATTTCCGTTCAATGCTCTCATTTCCTATTACTCTTATTATATCGCAATCCAAGCGCTTGTCATCAGAAAACATAGCCAACAGGCAAGGTAGAACAGCAATTTTTATTCGTATTTTTTCACTTCTAATGAAGATTTATAGGGAATTTCGGCTACTCTACTAGCTCTTTTCGCTTATTTGATTGCTCCAAATCCATCCATACCCTATAATTCAAGATGTGCCAAGTGCTTGCACAGTATTATGCTATAAGGAGAAAAGAATGAAACAAATAAAAACAATACTATTTGACTTAGATGGAACATTGCTTCCAGTAGATATGGAAAAATTCCTAGAGATTTATTTTGAAGAAATGGGTAAACATTTTGCGGAACATATAGAACCTAAGTTACTTACAAAATCTGTTTGGGAAGCTACCGGAGACCTGATAGACAATACAGAAAACCGAACCAACTCTGAGGTTTTTTGGGAAACGTTCAGGCAAATGACCGGTGATAATCCCGAACTAACGGAAGAAAAATTCTTACCATTTTATGAGGGAGGCTATCAAAAAGCCAAAGCAGCGACTGGCACTAGTAAAGCTATGCAAAAAGCTGTATCCCTTTTGTTGGAAAATGGATATCAGATAATTGTAGCGACCAATCCACTTTACCCTGAAAATGCCGTTCATGATCGTATTCGTTGGGCAGGCTTCAACCCAAATGATTTCAGCTATATTAGTTCATTGGAAAAGAATTGCCATTGCAAACCGCATGCTGCCTTTTATGAAGAAATTGTCAATCATCTTTCTCTAGACCCAAAAAGCTGCATGATGGTTG contains these protein-coding regions:
- a CDS encoding MOSC domain-containing protein — protein: MKKIGIVVSVNSSQYREKIKRKVGRGYLEQGYGLREDGHVGDWHRQVSLLSLSSLDHLSDENRKLAEEDFVENITIEGEQLSDLPEDTVIRVGGSWLRITQVGLPITRDYSEHTQRELVMHKDGVFAVVLESGWVQDGDPVYVKTT
- a CDS encoding VWA domain-containing protein, giving the protein MKKQCTELIFILDRSGSMSGLEKSTIEGYNHFLGKQKEEPNEALVSTILFDNESIMLHNRENIQVVRPLTDHDYTPGGCTALLDAIGNTIQYFTKAHLETPGATCPDKTLMVIITDGMENASTEFNHSQIIRLINEKKESGWEFLFLGANIEAMETAESIGINRDNACDYHADEEGTSLNFESINEAVKSYRAGCKLDRSWKKSIESDYQRRKSQK
- a CDS encoding macro domain-containing protein, coding for MPLKIVRGDIVNMNTDAIVNAANVALQAGGGVCGAIFQAAGAKELQEACNKIGHCYVGQAVITPGFHLKSRYIIHTVGPIWKGGLSGEAERLGDCYKNSLKLAKEHALKSIAFPLISTGIYAYPQDQALQIATHAIHKFLLDEDVDMEVTLVVFGKNAFQLSNKLVGEVQQYIDDYYYETAQIRENKRIIEEYELADTLKCSEAMYDESPAIVSDSVGTFLSQAAESFSDCLLRRIDERGLKDSTVYHKANVSRQIFSNIRKTKDYQPKKETAISFCIALELNLEDSLDLLSKAGYTLSKSKEFDLIIRYFIENGNYDITLLNETLFHFKQKLLGV
- a CDS encoding HAD hydrolase-like protein — encoded protein: MKQIKTILFDLDGTLLPVDMEKFLEIYFEEMGKHFAEHIEPKLLTKSVWEATGDLIDNTENRTNSEVFWETFRQMTGDNPELTEEKFLPFYEGGYQKAKAATGTSKAMQKAVSLLLENGYQIIVATNPLYPENAVHDRIRWAGFNPNDFSYISSLEKNCHCKPHAAFYEEIVNHLSLDPKSCMMVGNDAKEDMAAKKIGMTTYLVVDYLIKHDNEPIEADHMGSAEDFLEFVQSANQDS
- a CDS encoding DUF2089 family protein, whose amino-acid sequence is MSIEIVPEWMQNLDEEDMGFIKKFILSSGSLKKMAGEYGVTYPTVRLRLDKLIQKIKINEQNAAEPYIGLIKKLALDEKIDFQTAKILITEYKKQRSGDGHVY
- a CDS encoding glucosaminidase domain-containing protein, which codes for MQYKFWGLPFVLLLLCVFMLMPAPAFAQVSLIIDGEEITSEPVLLVDGRTMVPLRVVSEELGASVNWIGDLKKIELVNGTKTADMRIGDHLASYDQEQGVYEVIDVAPQLIGTGMEAKTYVPLRLVSNALGVAIDWDGDQKQVLVDSSSPATVVPYFQFGFSGVDFGEKIEGRRSLRLVDADEYIGKATQVRFLLLDPATHKGVVVAAGTDLDAAYLWLPDPLVTGEKLLVAGLYDADGNYIAGMTKQVNMAPVPSVEIQGLSQGSVITGSTELSVKLNCLASYVKYQFTNETTGKNWLTDKVDPYGTYTFTPDTADNGDTLVTAIAYNQDDEGVLSEPVSIQVSATRYLTLAGVSANQTIEGPVKLVAKRNFSVSKTQYVMLDLDTGKETILKELGYGSYTWNVSPGMSGNVELFVRVYDVNEKPVEGKHIPVVLAGKPNVTLSGVGPDAVVSSDVELKLSSNVELINPTFRMTKIGSDSTYDYAVNSEGVWTLNPDNYRDGSWSVYAYGTYEGKTIKSDVVSFKIYNGTTYSSKPLVPKSEFLGVVTDLAIDSRNKTGMSASLQVAQAILETGWGQYIPVDKYNGKFSYNLFGIKGSAVGGSVVSNTWEEYNGVSFRTDANFRAYYNVEQSWADHKRILLELSRYQIYRDVMYNPVLGAYAVRRAGYATDSLYPQKLINIIEQYDLWSLDEVGI
- a CDS encoding 1-acyl-sn-glycerol-3-phosphate acyltransferase, yielding MIRTIVWFLYFGILLLGTLPNLLRVKSYQAQGQIEKHDLLTNKVTTRWARALLRAAGARVVVQGEKKIPANQPVVFVSNHQGNFDIPLLLGYIPTPKAFVAKIELSKFPIVSNWMKQMKCVFMDRADIRQSLSVINQSANYLKQGYSTVLFPEGTRSKGNKMGEFKAGSLKLAQKAGVPIVPVAINGSYKLMEQQGFKIKPATVTITILDPIATKDLSKDQMRDLPEKIQSMIEQKLIENA